Proteins encoded in a region of the Mesotoga sp. BH458_6_3_2_1 genome:
- a CDS encoding DAK2 domain-containing protein, whose translation MKRINGKFFVAAFRKAAERLLANKDEINALNVFPVPDGDTGSNMAAAMIEACEYLDRLKKDDLVSVLESVKTGMLMGARGNSGVILSQIFRGFAEGIGNRKFVNTKAFTEGLTKAREIAYRSVMKPVEGTMLTVMKVSADTANEEFGGIEDFDEYFEKLVEVAFDTVEKTPTLLPKLKEAGVVDSGAKGLAYIFEGFLLATKGDIELEGPLQQMPQAMGSSTERIVEIVREELKFTYCTELIVKLDESDSQEETSELLKAYLEEMGDSIVMVHQDEIIKIHVHTDHPGDVIEKFLGVGFLQKVKIDNMKVQHEHIVDIQSRGPEMFGKEKHHGVIVVSPGDGLADVLKSLGVDYAVKGGQTMNPSLKDLYEAISRIAADKVIVLPNNPNIILTAKEAANAIHDDNPGKEVYIIPTRTVQEGIAAMTVYNDEMDSESLIREMEEAAEAVSPISITYAVRDSSMKGKKIRKGEYIAIGRDGLITSGRKLEKLVHDSIKTVLGKDDDKEVVTIFYGSEVSEEAAGKLLESLSGSFSDFEFEIHSGGQPYYYYLISIE comes from the coding sequence ATGAAACGTATCAACGGCAAGTTTTTTGTCGCAGCCTTCCGGAAAGCCGCTGAACGACTTCTTGCAAATAAAGATGAGATCAACGCGCTTAATGTCTTTCCCGTTCCAGACGGAGATACTGGATCGAATATGGCGGCCGCCATGATAGAGGCGTGCGAATATCTCGACAGATTGAAGAAAGATGACTTGGTGAGCGTTCTGGAATCGGTAAAGACTGGAATGTTAATGGGCGCCAGGGGAAACTCCGGTGTAATCCTCTCTCAGATATTTAGAGGATTCGCCGAGGGGATAGGAAACAGAAAATTCGTCAACACCAAGGCCTTTACAGAGGGTCTGACAAAAGCTAGAGAAATCGCTTATAGATCCGTAATGAAACCGGTCGAGGGAACAATGTTGACCGTCATGAAGGTCTCCGCAGATACTGCCAACGAAGAATTCGGAGGCATAGAGGACTTTGACGAGTACTTCGAGAAGCTCGTAGAAGTCGCTTTCGATACGGTTGAGAAGACCCCAACCCTCTTACCGAAACTGAAAGAGGCCGGAGTGGTCGATTCCGGCGCAAAGGGTCTGGCGTACATATTTGAAGGCTTCCTGCTGGCTACTAAAGGCGATATAGAGCTTGAAGGACCGCTTCAGCAGATGCCGCAGGCGATGGGATCTTCAACGGAGCGTATAGTTGAGATCGTACGTGAAGAGCTCAAGTTCACATACTGCACCGAATTGATAGTGAAACTCGATGAGTCTGACAGCCAGGAAGAGACCTCTGAACTGCTGAAAGCATACCTGGAAGAGATGGGAGATTCTATTGTCATGGTCCATCAGGATGAGATCATAAAGATTCACGTCCACACAGACCACCCTGGAGATGTTATTGAGAAGTTCCTCGGTGTAGGATTCCTTCAGAAGGTGAAGATAGACAACATGAAGGTCCAGCATGAGCACATAGTAGATATTCAGTCGAGAGGACCTGAGATGTTCGGAAAGGAAAAGCACCACGGAGTGATAGTGGTTTCACCGGGAGACGGTCTTGCCGATGTTCTGAAGAGTCTTGGCGTAGACTACGCCGTTAAGGGCGGTCAGACGATGAATCCAAGTCTAAAAGACCTTTACGAAGCAATCAGCAGAATTGCCGCTGACAAAGTGATTGTCCTTCCCAACAACCCGAACATAATTTTGACTGCCAAAGAGGCGGCGAACGCAATTCACGACGACAATCCCGGAAAAGAAGTTTACATAATCCCTACGCGCACGGTTCAGGAAGGGATAGCTGCGATGACCGTGTATAACGACGAGATGGATAGCGAGTCTCTAATAAGAGAAATGGAAGAAGCGGCTGAAGCAGTTTCTCCGATCTCGATTACATACGCCGTTCGCGATTCCAGCATGAAGGGAAAGAAGATAAGGAAAGGCGAGTATATAGCAATCGGTAGAGACGGTTTGATAACCTCGGGCAGAAAGCTCGAGAAGCTCGTTCACGACTCGATTAAGACCGTTCTTGGAAAAGATGACGACAAAGAGGTCGTCACGATATTCTACGGATCGGAAGTGTCGGAGGAAGCCGCAGGAAAACTGCTTGAATCTCTTTCGGGAAGTTTCTCCGATTTCGAATTCGAAATTCACAGCGGCGGACAGCCCTATTATTACTACCTGATTTCCATTGAATAG
- a CDS encoding Asp23/Gls24 family envelope stress response protein, with amino-acid sequence MQVTTEFGKIDISLQAISSIVKKVVSESYGPVNVGSPQTGFLTKLFGTGEDSRKGIKVTEEIDGTLEIDIDLILEYGVRIPTVVENIQENVFHKLKELTEATNIKVNIHVVGLQD; translated from the coding sequence ATGCAAGTAACTACAGAATTCGGTAAGATCGATATTTCTCTTCAGGCGATATCTTCGATAGTCAAAAAGGTTGTGTCTGAGTCTTACGGGCCGGTGAACGTCGGATCGCCCCAAACGGGCTTTCTGACAAAGCTTTTCGGCACGGGAGAGGATTCTAGAAAGGGAATCAAAGTAACCGAGGAGATCGACGGCACGCTTGAGATTGATATCGATCTGATTCTCGAGTACGGCGTTAGAATCCCCACCGTCGTTGAGAACATCCAGGAAAACGTATTTCACAAGTTGAAGGAGCTTACTGAAGCGACCAATATCAAGGTGAATATTCACGTTGTCGGCTTGCAGGATTGA
- the dxs gene encoding 1-deoxy-D-xylulose-5-phosphate synthase, protein MNEQPLFRRLKDYSYTQLEVLAGEIRDTITRVVSSNTGHLASNLGTVELTIALYRVFDPDEDIIIWDTGHQAYTHKLLTGRFGSFGSLRKKGGISGFLNRKESPYDFFGAGHVGTALPAAMGIEQAENIFRHAKNIVVVAGDGALTSGLALEALNQMKDIGSKIKVVVNDNGMSIGKNVGSLSSSLAELRLNPVYREMKGDLKNALETMRLGSLEQFLSKIKSGLKASILGGNIFEDMGLNYVGPVKGHDFQELEAVFSAVKQLPEPFFVHIVTKKGKGLEYAESNPTRFHSVSRIDPENGEKISRNGELTYSEVFGNVLTELAKKDPSISAITAAMPDGTGLAGFAAKHTARFFDLGITEQLCTTFASGMAAAGTKPVFAVYSTFLQRALDQLIHDVALQDLPVLFAIDRAGIVGQDGATHNGIFDISFLSMIPNMQILAPSSLKELANMIFTLFTEKWMDHPTAIRYPRETELQNIEEIVSNMRKMDPFKWEKVIDGKETAILATGSMVSRSREAALLNGCALFNCRSIKPLDKAALGKIFADYDTIVTVEEGIKSGGFGSNVALEASRQNYNGRIDIIAIEDRFSSHGTREEVLNELGLDARGIENRISKLRGEKNASNYRIR, encoded by the coding sequence ATGAACGAACAGCCACTCTTCAGACGATTAAAAGACTACTCTTATACCCAGCTGGAGGTTCTGGCCGGTGAGATAAGAGATACCATAACGAGAGTCGTGTCCTCGAACACGGGCCATCTCGCTTCGAACCTGGGGACCGTCGAGCTGACGATAGCTCTCTACCGGGTATTCGACCCCGACGAAGACATAATCATCTGGGATACCGGGCATCAGGCTTACACTCACAAACTGCTCACAGGTCGGTTCGGTTCCTTCGGATCTCTCAGGAAGAAGGGCGGGATCAGCGGCTTCCTGAACAGAAAGGAGAGCCCTTACGACTTCTTTGGGGCCGGACACGTTGGAACGGCACTTCCTGCCGCAATGGGCATAGAGCAGGCAGAAAACATATTCCGCCACGCAAAGAACATTGTGGTTGTTGCAGGTGACGGAGCCCTGACTTCCGGTCTGGCTCTTGAAGCTCTTAATCAGATGAAGGACATCGGCTCCAAGATAAAAGTGGTAGTAAACGACAACGGTATGAGCATCGGAAAAAACGTGGGAAGCCTCTCTTCTTCTCTTGCCGAATTAAGGCTGAACCCCGTCTACAGAGAAATGAAAGGCGACTTGAAAAACGCCCTTGAGACGATGAGGCTCGGAAGCCTCGAGCAGTTCCTTTCGAAGATAAAGAGCGGATTGAAAGCCTCGATTCTCGGCGGCAATATTTTCGAAGACATGGGGTTGAACTACGTGGGTCCTGTGAAGGGCCACGATTTTCAGGAGCTGGAGGCCGTTTTTTCGGCCGTAAAGCAGTTGCCGGAACCTTTCTTTGTCCATATAGTCACTAAGAAGGGGAAGGGCCTCGAATACGCCGAAAGCAATCCCACTAGATTTCACAGCGTAAGCAGAATCGACCCTGAAAACGGCGAGAAGATCTCCCGAAATGGGGAACTTACTTACAGTGAAGTCTTCGGAAATGTTCTGACGGAACTGGCAAAGAAAGACCCATCAATTTCCGCTATTACGGCAGCGATGCCCGACGGAACGGGCCTGGCAGGGTTTGCCGCGAAACATACCGCAAGGTTCTTCGATCTTGGAATAACCGAGCAGCTCTGCACTACCTTTGCGTCCGGAATGGCTGCGGCCGGGACGAAACCCGTCTTCGCTGTGTACTCGACCTTCCTGCAGAGAGCGCTGGATCAGCTGATCCACGACGTTGCCCTCCAGGATCTTCCGGTTCTCTTCGCGATAGACAGGGCAGGCATAGTAGGTCAGGACGGCGCGACCCACAATGGAATCTTCGACATATCGTTCCTTTCGATGATTCCAAATATGCAGATTCTCGCTCCTTCGAGCCTGAAGGAACTGGCGAATATGATCTTCACTCTCTTCACCGAGAAGTGGATGGACCATCCCACTGCGATAAGATATCCGAGAGAGACGGAGCTCCAGAACATCGAAGAGATTGTCTCGAACATGAGGAAGATGGACCCGTTCAAGTGGGAAAAGGTGATCGACGGAAAGGAAACTGCCATCCTTGCAACGGGATCGATGGTTTCCAGAAGCAGGGAGGCCGCTCTCTTGAACGGATGCGCTCTTTTTAACTGCAGATCAATAAAACCGCTGGACAAAGCGGCTCTGGGAAAGATCTTCGCCGATTACGACACGATAGTGACGGTTGAAGAGGGAATAAAGAGCGGAGGCTTCGGCTCCAATGTGGCGCTTGAGGCTTCAAGGCAGAACTACAATGGTAGAATCGATATTATTGCAATTGAGGACCGTTTTTCTTCTCACGGCACGAGGGAAGAGGTATTGAATGAGCTGGGGTTGGATGCCAGGGGAATAGAGAATAGAATCTCTAAACTGAGAGGTGAAAAGAATGCAAGTAACTACAGAATTCGGTAA
- a CDS encoding bifunctional 5,10-methylenetetrahydrofolate dehydrogenase/5,10-methenyltetrahydrofolate cyclohydrolase yields the protein MILDGKIVSKSIYAEIKEKIGNRTGELPSLVLFCDEPDPSNKTYMKSIRKQGEKLGIEVIVRDSGSNPVEEISELNKDKSVAGIMVMHPLKTANEKAVLAALDPGKDLEGRTVSNLGGIINDEEFFAPPTAEAVMEILDYYGIEVKGRDITIVGRSNTVGKPLALLLLKKGVDGTVTVCHSRSRDISEKTFNADIVVSAVGIAGFIEREMIRPGAVVIDVGINFVDGKLVGDVDFDEVSQIAAAITPVPGGVGSVTTALLFRHYYRSIERMES from the coding sequence ATGATACTTGATGGAAAGATCGTTTCAAAGAGCATATATGCAGAAATAAAGGAGAAGATCGGCAATAGAACTGGAGAGCTTCCTTCACTAGTTCTCTTCTGCGACGAACCGGACCCGTCCAACAAGACCTATATGAAATCGATAAGGAAGCAGGGGGAGAAACTCGGCATTGAAGTGATAGTGAGAGATAGTGGCAGCAATCCCGTCGAGGAGATCTCTGAACTGAACAAAGACAAGAGCGTTGCGGGAATAATGGTGATGCATCCGCTGAAGACCGCCAACGAAAAGGCCGTGCTGGCTGCGCTCGATCCCGGAAAGGATCTTGAGGGCCGAACCGTATCGAATCTCGGCGGAATAATCAACGATGAGGAGTTCTTCGCTCCCCCGACTGCCGAAGCCGTCATGGAGATTCTTGACTATTACGGGATCGAAGTGAAGGGGAGAGACATAACCATTGTCGGCAGATCAAATACGGTCGGGAAGCCTCTCGCACTGCTCTTACTGAAGAAAGGTGTGGACGGAACCGTGACAGTCTGCCATTCGAGGAGTAGAGACATCTCCGAGAAGACATTCAACGCCGATATAGTAGTCAGTGCCGTTGGAATTGCCGGGTTTATCGAGCGCGAGATGATCAGGCCCGGCGCAGTTGTGATAGATGTTGGAATTAACTTTGTGGATGGGAAGCTCGTGGGCGATGTAGACTTTGACGAGGTAAGCCAGATAGCGGCTGCGATTACACCCGTACCCGGGGGAGTCGGCAGTGTGACTACGGCGCTCCTTTTCAGACACTATTATAGATCTATCGAAAGAATGGAGTCGTAA
- a CDS encoding formate--tetrahydrofolate ligase translates to MLTDLEIAQKAELKEIDEIASSVSIPDKHIRRYGKHIAKISHQYLNELQDKSDGKLVLVTAISPTSAGEGKTTTSVGLAMALNKIGKKSFVTLREPSVGPIMGIKGGAAGGGYSQVLPMEEINLHFTGDFHAISLAHNLLSAVIDAHINFDNELRIDPAQLYWPRTMDMNDRALRQIIVGLGGSANGYPREDSFVITAASEIMAIICLSKNLVDLKERLARIIVGRSYDGDFITVKDLNVQGAMATLLKDVLDPNLVQTIEGTPAFVHGGPFANIAHGTNTLTATKMALKLSDYVITEAGFGADLGAEKFLDFVCPVGGLNPSAVVLVASIRALKLNGGASKKDILEEDLSALEKGFENLKVHFENIHKYGIPVIVALNEFPTDTEKEREKFDGLCKSNSIPYERSSVWAEGGAGGVDLARKLVELVDGPSDYKPLIPMDLSFEEKLDKLAKEIYRAGRVDLEPAAKSKLRLFKKQGVDRLPIIVAKTQYSISDDDKKLGAPQGYTFKVRDLNLSAGAGFIVVVAGKIMLMPGLGRDPNAKQIDVDADGKISGLF, encoded by the coding sequence ATGCTGACTGATCTGGAGATAGCACAGAAAGCAGAATTGAAAGAAATAGACGAAATCGCCTCATCCGTCTCTATCCCTGACAAACATATTAGAAGATATGGAAAGCACATTGCAAAGATCTCACACCAGTATCTTAATGAGCTGCAGGACAAATCAGACGGAAAACTGGTTCTTGTGACAGCTATAAGCCCCACAAGCGCGGGCGAAGGGAAGACGACCACTTCTGTCGGTCTGGCGATGGCCCTGAACAAGATAGGGAAGAAATCCTTTGTTACTCTTAGGGAGCCGTCTGTCGGCCCGATCATGGGAATCAAGGGGGGAGCCGCCGGCGGCGGTTACTCTCAGGTGCTTCCGATGGAAGAGATTAACCTTCACTTTACTGGCGATTTTCACGCGATCTCGCTGGCACACAATCTTCTTTCTGCAGTTATCGATGCGCACATTAATTTCGACAACGAACTGAGAATCGATCCGGCGCAATTATACTGGCCGAGAACCATGGATATGAATGACAGGGCTCTCAGACAGATAATCGTAGGCCTTGGAGGGTCGGCGAACGGTTATCCGAGGGAGGACTCCTTCGTCATAACTGCCGCCTCCGAAATTATGGCGATCATCTGTCTTTCGAAGAACCTGGTCGATCTAAAGGAACGGCTGGCCAGAATAATCGTTGGTAGAAGCTACGATGGCGACTTCATAACCGTCAAGGATTTGAACGTTCAGGGGGCGATGGCCACGCTTCTGAAAGATGTTCTCGACCCGAATCTAGTCCAGACTATTGAAGGAACTCCTGCCTTTGTTCATGGAGGACCTTTTGCGAACATAGCACATGGAACAAACACCCTGACTGCGACAAAAATGGCTCTGAAGCTTTCCGATTATGTGATAACCGAGGCGGGCTTCGGGGCAGACCTGGGAGCAGAGAAATTCCTCGACTTCGTCTGCCCTGTCGGAGGCTTGAACCCAAGCGCAGTTGTTCTGGTCGCCTCGATCAGAGCCCTGAAGTTGAACGGGGGAGCTTCAAAGAAGGACATTCTGGAAGAAGATTTGTCGGCACTTGAAAAGGGCTTTGAAAACTTGAAGGTTCACTTCGAAAACATTCACAAGTACGGTATTCCAGTAATAGTTGCCCTTAATGAATTCCCGACAGACACTGAGAAGGAAAGAGAGAAATTCGACGGCCTCTGCAAGTCCAACTCGATACCTTACGAGCGGTCGAGTGTTTGGGCCGAAGGCGGCGCCGGGGGAGTAGACCTCGCCAGGAAGCTTGTCGAGCTTGTCGACGGTCCGAGCGATTACAAGCCATTGATTCCGATGGATCTCTCCTTCGAGGAAAAGCTGGACAAGCTGGCGAAAGAGATATATAGAGCCGGTAGAGTCGATCTTGAGCCGGCGGCAAAAAGCAAGTTAAGGCTCTTCAAGAAGCAGGGAGTCGATCGTCTACCGATAATCGTTGCCAAGACTCAGTATTCCATCTCCGACGACGACAAGAAACTGGGGGCTCCGCAGGGTTACACTTTCAAGGTGAGAGATCTAAATCTCTCTGCCGGCGCCGGGTTTATAGTTGTTGTCGCCGGAAAGATAATGCTGATGCCGGGACTGGGCAGGGATCCCAACGCCAAGCAGATAGATGTGGACGCGGACGGAAAGATAAGCGGGCTCTTTTGA
- the nusB gene encoding transcription antitermination factor NusB has translation MKAGPNNSRRKMREIVFSAIYQFDFNEDLESSSDYLEQELSFFSMEMEMKLRTRKYFDTILKNRDEIDEIIRKHLTNWTFERLASTDKNVLRLGAYEIIYEPDIPIEVTLNESIDIAKKYGSEQGGKFVNGVLDKIARECASTEKKHL, from the coding sequence GTGAAGGCAGGTCCAAACAATAGCAGACGAAAGATGAGAGAAATTGTTTTCAGCGCGATCTATCAATTCGACTTCAATGAGGATTTGGAGTCTTCATCGGATTATCTCGAACAGGAGCTCAGCTTCTTTTCGATGGAGATGGAGATGAAATTGAGAACACGAAAGTATTTCGACACCATTTTGAAGAATCGCGATGAGATAGACGAGATAATAAGAAAACACCTCACCAACTGGACTTTCGAGAGACTTGCCTCAACCGACAAGAACGTCCTGAGGCTTGGAGCATACGAGATAATCTATGAGCCGGACATACCGATCGAAGTTACACTGAACGAATCAATAGACATCGCAAAGAAGTATGGTTCGGAACAGGGCGGCAAATTCGTAAATGGCGTTCTCGACAAAATCGCTCGAGAGTGCGCATCAACAGAGAAAAAGCATCTATAG
- a CDS encoding Asp23/Gls24 family envelope stress response protein: MDFEETDLGRIEISEAVIRDIAIHSYIEFLKFDPKEAKARKEAKSTVDIDLDEKVDGTKTVKITVNTKIKYGVSIPSHARKMQEKLKNDVESFSGIKVEDVSITIEDVYEEAQKPAMFEEEEEFENSEVKPELQESKSEETVEETEDEDREKEV; this comes from the coding sequence ATGGATTTTGAAGAGACTGATCTCGGCAGAATCGAGATCTCGGAGGCTGTAATCCGGGATATCGCTATTCACTCCTACATAGAATTCTTGAAATTCGATCCTAAGGAAGCAAAAGCGCGGAAAGAGGCCAAGTCGACCGTAGATATCGATCTCGATGAGAAGGTCGATGGAACCAAGACAGTGAAGATAACCGTGAATACGAAGATTAAGTACGGCGTCTCGATACCCTCTCATGCCAGGAAGATGCAGGAGAAATTGAAGAACGACGTGGAGAGCTTCAGCGGGATAAAGGTTGAAGACGTTTCCATAACGATTGAAGACGTGTATGAAGAGGCTCAGAAACCTGCAATGTTTGAAGAGGAAGAGGAGTTTGAGAACTCCGAAGTGAAGCCCGAGCTTCAAGAAAGTAAGTCCGAGGAAACGGTCGAAGAGACTGAAGACGAAGACAGAGAGAAAGAGGTTTGA
- the efp gene encoding elongation factor P: MIEVGKIRKGNPLMIEGEIYIVIEANKHSMGRGDGIIRTRMKNLKTGLVRQFTFQASEKVEEAALSFRHVQYLYSEDELFHFMDLETYEQYTIGVDEMGDALDYIKENEEVDLQFHEERPIGVVLPNTVVLEVTDTAPAYKGDTVSGSGKPAVLETGLKVTVPFFVENGERIRVDTRTGEYIERA, encoded by the coding sequence ATGATAGAAGTTGGAAAAATCAGAAAGGGAAACCCCCTTATGATTGAAGGTGAGATCTACATTGTTATCGAGGCAAACAAGCATTCGATGGGAAGAGGGGACGGCATAATAAGGACGAGGATGAAGAACTTGAAGACCGGCCTTGTAAGGCAGTTCACGTTTCAGGCAAGCGAAAAGGTAGAAGAAGCGGCGCTTTCATTCAGGCATGTCCAGTATCTTTACTCTGAGGATGAGCTCTTCCATTTCATGGACCTCGAGACGTACGAGCAGTATACAATTGGAGTAGACGAGATGGGAGATGCTCTGGACTACATAAAGGAGAACGAAGAAGTCGACCTTCAGTTCCACGAAGAGAGGCCTATTGGGGTAGTTCTTCCTAACACCGTGGTCCTTGAGGTAACCGATACGGCGCCGGCATATAAGGGCGATACGGTTTCGGGAAGCGGCAAGCCTGCCGTTCTTGAAACAGGTTTGAAGGTAACGGTTCCATTCTTCGTAGAGAATGGAGAGCGGATTCGTGTGGACACAAGAACAGGCGAATATATCGAGAGAGCATAG
- a CDS encoding Xaa-Pro peptidase family protein, which yields MSRIERFREKLKECNLEGFVLYNMEASNRSSSWYLSGFSGSFSVLIVTPKDEYIVTDSRYFTQAEMETKFKLIPYRNGDELKDIIKTTLVRDGATRVGFEEETISLGFYNRVFSQLGVELKPADGLLKDMRMVKTPGEVERIKLAVKIAEDALTETLNFVKPGRSEEEICAALEYEIRKRGGNLAFETIVGSGPRSAIVHGRPSERKLQEGDFLLIDYGARVNGYNSDITRTYCIGDPTEEMVKVYETVLKAQTEAKKAAKAGVIGSSLHEVAASIIGEAGYGEFFGHGLGHSLGMDTHDGPGLSPKNSDPIPAGAVITIEPGIYLPGKFGVRIEDDCYFCENGIEVLTNLDRELKIL from the coding sequence ATGTCGAGAATCGAAAGATTTAGAGAGAAGCTGAAAGAATGCAATCTTGAGGGGTTTGTACTCTATAACATGGAGGCAAGCAACCGCTCCAGCTCCTGGTATCTGTCTGGCTTTTCGGGCTCCTTCTCAGTTCTGATCGTAACCCCAAAGGACGAGTACATTGTGACTGATTCGAGATACTTCACACAGGCCGAGATGGAGACGAAGTTCAAACTCATTCCTTACAGGAACGGCGACGAACTCAAGGATATAATTAAGACGACTTTGGTCAGAGACGGAGCAACTCGGGTAGGATTTGAAGAAGAAACGATCAGTTTGGGGTTTTACAACAGGGTCTTTTCTCAGCTTGGAGTTGAATTGAAACCCGCCGACGGTCTTCTCAAAGATATGCGGATGGTCAAAACGCCGGGAGAAGTGGAAAGGATCAAACTCGCCGTAAAGATTGCAGAAGATGCGCTCACAGAGACTCTTAATTTCGTGAAGCCGGGCAGGTCTGAAGAAGAGATTTGTGCAGCGCTCGAATACGAAATAAGAAAACGAGGTGGCAACCTCGCCTTCGAAACGATAGTCGGCAGCGGGCCGAGAAGCGCGATCGTCCACGGCAGACCGTCTGAAAGGAAACTGCAAGAAGGCGATTTCCTCCTGATAGACTACGGAGCGAGGGTGAACGGCTACAATTCCGACATAACCAGGACATACTGTATTGGCGATCCCACAGAAGAGATGGTGAAAGTGTACGAAACAGTTCTCAAAGCGCAGACTGAAGCAAAGAAAGCTGCAAAGGCAGGGGTTATCGGAAGCAGCCTGCACGAAGTGGCAGCAAGTATAATTGGAGAGGCGGGCTACGGCGAATTCTTTGGTCACGGCCTTGGCCATAGTCTGGGAATGGATACTCACGACGGTCCCGGTCTGTCTCCGAAGAACAGCGATCCGATCCCCGCAGGAGCGGTCATCACAATTGAGCCGGGTATCTATCTTCCCGGTAAATTTGGGGTTAGAATAGAAGACGATTGTTATTTTTGTGAAAATGGAATTGAGGTTCTAACTAATCTAGATAGAGAGTTGAAGATTCTTTAG